The genomic region GATTCCCGACGAAAGAATCGAACGCGGAACTGGTTCTGGATTTATTCTCAGTCCTGACGGTCGGCTGTTGACTAACGCCCACGTCGTTTCCGAAGCACGTACGGTTCAAGTCACGTTGAAAGACGGTCGCACTTTTGAAGGCAAAGTTGTCGGTGTCGATCCGGTGACGGATGTTGCTGTTGTCAAAATTAACGCTCGTAATTTGCCGCGAGTCAAGCTTGGTAACTCAAAAAATTTAATTCCCGGGCAGTGGGCGATCGCGATCGGCAATCCTCTAGGCTTGGATAATACCGTCACAATTGGCATTATCAGCGCTACCGACCGCACGAGCGCGCAAGTTGGCGTACCGGATAAGCGCGTTACATTTATTCAAACTGATGCGGCAATCAATCCTGGTAATTCTGGCGGACCCTTATTAAATACTGAAGGGGAGATCGTGGGTGTCAACACGGCAATTCGTACCGATGCTCAAGGACTCGGTTTTGCCATTCCCATTGAAACTGCTGCCCGCGTTGCCAATCAGTTATTTAGCAAAGGACGCATTAGCCATCCTTTTTTGGGGATTCAAATGATCGATTTAACCCCCGCATCAAAAACTGAAATCGCTCAGGAAACCGATTTAAAGGTTGAAATCGATTCTGGCGTACTCATCGTGCGCGCGATCGCTAAATCTCCGGCGGCGCAAGCTGGACTGCGGGCGGGAGACGTGATTCAGAAAATCAACGGCAAGACGGTAGCTAAATCGTTGCAAGTCCAAGAACAGGTGGAATCAACAACCTTGGGAGCAACTTTGACACTAGAAGTCAATCGCCAGGGTGTCATTCAGACTTTTCATGTCAAACCAGGCGCTTATCCCGCCAACGAACTCAGTTAGGCTTGTAGCGCTTAATCTCCACCATTAGGCTCTTGAGGCGAGGTAGCGGCATCAGCTAAATTTTCTAGCTGCATTCTTTGTTCCATTTGCCGCAGAAAATAGCCTGTCATCATGGCTGATGCTAAAATTCCTGCTAGATTCTCGCGATCGGTCACGATTTTCACGTTGAATTGCTCTGAAGGTAACATTCCTACCAGCCCTTGGACGTTTTGGGAGATGATTTGTTGAATGTCTGGGCTGACAGACTTAGCAACGCGGGCTAGAATTTCCGGCGATTGCTGCTGGAGATATTTCAACAATGAGTTAGCTTGAGTTTCTTCGCGATCGCTCAAAAAGTCAGGATTAAAGGTCATAAGCAGTGTTTTGTTGCTGTAGTATCGAATCTATGGGATTGAGGATTTTTCTATACTAAAAACTAATAACTAAGTGCTAATATTTTAGCTATTGTAGCTTTCACGCTATGGCAACTCATTTTCTTTACCTGCGCTGGGAATGCGGTTTGCTTTACCGCTCGGTCAAACTTTCCTGCCTGGGTGAGAGCTAGAACCATTTTTGGTACGTCCATTAATCCCGATCTCTAGATCCAACACTCGGTTTTGGTGTTTTCTCAACTAGAGCCAGACCTCTTGCAGGCAAACCTTGCGGACTAAAATATTAATTTTTTTTACTGATTCATTAAATAAATTGTATCAGATGTTTTGAGGATCGAATAGAGAGTTTACCTCCTCAAACTGGAGCAAGATCGCAAAAAACTGGCATAAATAAGCAAAATGCTACTATCGATCGGAAAATTGAGTCATTTTACTTGAAAAAAGCCATAAGAAAGAGATATTTGCCTGACTCCTTCTATTTGCTCAACTAGAGGACTTGCTTTCAATATCCTCAGCTATCTTCCAGATCGTCACCCAGCTCTAGCTGCTGATATTTAGATTGCCGCTCTTTAACCGGATGTCCTTGCCCCAGAAGTTGTGGTAGTTGCTCGATTTGGAAGTATTGATGAAATTTTTCGGTTAATTGGAGTAGGGAGGAGCGAGAATCTGACTGGCGGCGTTTGCGGACGAATCCTTGTTCTACCAATTCTTGAACGTGTTGGTAAGCACTAGAGCCGCGCAGCTCGACGAGTTGATTTTGAGCAATTGGGCTGTGAAGGGCGATCGCTGCTAACGTGCGTAAAGCCCCCACTCCGAGTTCGAGAGGAATTAACCTGTGTACCAAGTCCTGAAAACCAGAGCGCAATTGCAGGCTATAGCCTGTAGGTGTTTCGACGACCTCTAAGGCGCTGTCACGACGGGCGTAATCTTCAATCAGTTCGATCAGTCCTTCTTCAACCGTAGGGCGATCGCACTGGGCGTATTCGGCAATTTCTGCGACTGATAGCGGTTTGCCTTTTAAGTAAAGAATTGCTTCGATTTGAGTTGATAATTTGCGATCGGGAGTCGGGAGTCGGGAGTCGGGAGTCGGGAAAGAGCGTGGTGCGTGGTGCGTGGTGAGCGATCGTTCTCCCTCAGCTCCCTCAGCCCCCATTCTTCGAGAAGGGCTATTCTCCGAGAAGCCACCCTTCGGGTGTCTACGCCCTACAACTCCCTCAGCTCTCTTTTCCACTGGTTCTTCTGCGGGCGGGTTTAGCTGAATTTTTTGTTTGTCTTTAGGCATATCTGTTAAACCCGCCCCTACAAATCCCTACTCCCTAGTTATGCTACTTGGGGTTGAACTAATTTGTCTGCACCCTGGATGACTTTAGCTGATTCGATTTTGTCACCCGCTTTCAGCTTTTCTAGGACTTCTTTACCCTCGGTAACATAACCAAATACAGAGTAGCGCCCGTCTAGTAAGTTACGTCCGGCTGGAGTTAGTTCTGGCTCAAACAAGAAGAAGAAAAATTGGGAAGAACCACCATCAGGCTCAAATTCCGGTCTTGCCATTGCAACTGCACCGTAGGCAGAAAAGGGCAATACTGGTTCGTCAGTGTAACGACCGGCTTGTTCTAATGTTACGCCGTATGTAGGTTCCGAATCGCCTTTGACCAGAATTTCTAAAGGAACGGCACGGTACTTACCCGTGTTGGGGTCGATAAAACCTTGGTCTTTCCCAGGGGGATCGCCTGTTTGCAAAACGTAGGAATCTTCAGCACGGATGAATTCTAATCCGTTGTAGAAGCCCCGTTGAACCAGATCGACAAAATTACCTGCGGTGACGGGGGCGCTGTAGCCGTCTACAACCACAGTAATGTCACCTTTATTGGTTTTAAATGCGATCGTTGCCCGTCCTTTGAGTTGAGGCAAGTTAGAGTATTGAGCGGGAACTTCATAGGGAAATTCTTTGACCATCAACTCTTCTAACTCGCTAACTAAATTGAGTATGTTAGCGCGTTCGACCCAGATATTTTCTTTATCTTTCTTATCTGTTGCTTCTTGAAGTTTGGGAATGCCATCTTTAATTTGAGCAATTATCTTTTCTGCTTGAGGCTGGCGTTCTGCGGGAACGCTACTCAGAATTTTTTCAGGATTAGAGATTGCCCTAGAAGCGCCTTTGAGGTCGTTAGCGATCGCACCCCAACGGCGGTTGGCTCGCAGTTGATTGGCAATATCTTCTAAACTTGCTTGCAGTTGCCTGACGGGTTGGTTGTCAATGGGCAGGGCATAACGCAACAAAGCTCTACCATCAGTGATGGCATTTCCTGCTGGTAGTGCTGCGTAGGAGGTAGGAGTCCAGACTGCTATACTCAGACTCCAACAAAACGCGATCGGCATTATTGCGATCGAAATATTTTTTAGCCAGCGTTGGCAAAATTTTGTCATGATCTAGCTCTTATAAGGGGTATGCTGCGAGGGATTTTTGCTCTCCATCACCGCAGTGCGATGGTAGGGCGCGGATACGCGCAACGCGATCTTCGCTCATAGCTTCGCGCATAACTTAGTGAGACCCGATCGTCATTTTGCCATAGTAAGGGGCGAGGAGCGAGGAGTGAGGAGTGAGGGGAAGAAGAGAGTTGGGGGAGTTGGGGAAGATGGGGGAGTACACAAGGGAGAAAATTCTCCCTTGTGTACTCCCACACTTCACACACTTCAAACACTTCACACACTTCACACACTTCACACACTTCACGCACTACGCATACTCGCGCACCACGCACCACTCTTTCCCTCGCTCCTCACTCCTCACTCCTCGCTCCTACCCCTTACCGAAAGGAGGTAAAATAGATTGCCGATTGTCCTGCATGATGAGTGAGTCTATTGTTCCATGATTTCTAGTAATGACTTTCGACCAGGCGTAAGTATTGTCCTAGATGGATCTGTTTGGCGGGTGGTGGAATTCCTTCATGTAAAGCCAGGGAAAGGCTCGGCTTTTGTGCGGACAAAGTTAAAAAACGTCCAGTCTGGTAGCGTAGTGGAACGAACCTTCCGTGCTGGTGAAACAGTTCCCCAAGCCAATCTAGAAAAGAGTACGATGCAACATACCTATAAAGACGGCGATGATTTCGTCTTTATGGAGATGGAAACCTACGAGGAAGCGCGATTGACGGCTGCACAAATTGGCGATCGCGTCAAGTATCTCAAAGATGGCATGGAAGTGAATGTCGTCCGCTGGGACGAACAAGTGTTGGAAGTAGAATTGCCGAATTCTGTCGTGCTAGAAATCGTGCAAACCGATCCTGGCGTGCGGGGTGATACGGCTACAGGTGGTACTAAGCCCGCTGTTGTTGAGACTGGTGCTACTATCATGGTTCCTTTATTTATTACTCAAGGGGAACGCATTCGGATCGATACCCGTAACGATACTTATCTCGGTCGGGGAGAATGATTGCTTTTAGGAGTCATTTGTCATTTGTCATTGGTCATGAGTGGAATGACAACAAATGACTGATGACTGATGACAAATGACATTGAAGAGGGATTTGCTGTGTCACTGGATTTAAATGAAATACGTCAACTATTGTTGGCGTTAGATCGAACTGAAATTGAGGAACTCACCCTAAAAACTCAGGAATTTGAACTGACAGTACGTAAGGGTACGGGTATTCAAAGTACTGCACCTGCATCTGCCGTAGCAGGAGAAAGCAGTAACCTAACTGCAACGGAATTACACTTCGACTCTGCTAAAATGCCTGCTGGCATGGATTCAGTTTCTCGCCGAGTTGATTCTACTGCCGTCAATTCCACCACAGTCTCGATGGCTGCGTCAGCTCCCATAGAACAAAAGTTTGCGGAAATTCCCTCTCCTATGGTAGGAACTTTTTACCGCGCTCCTGCCCCAGGCGAAGCGCCATTTGTAGAAGTTGGCGATCGCATTAGATCCGGTCAAACTGTCTGTATTATCGAGGCGATGAAGCTGATGAATGAAATTGAAGCCGAAGTATCTGGACAAGTCATGGAAATTTTGGTGCAAAATGGCGAACCAGTGGAATACGGACAGCCACTGATGCGCATAAACCCCGATTAATGGTTAACTACTTTAATTACCAGTTAACTATTTGGCATCACTGCCAACTATCTTGCGACATCTTTCTACGGGTCAGTTCTAATGAAATTAACCAAGCCTGTACCTCCAGAGGTTATGCAACAAGTAGCAGAGTATTTCAGCTTGTTAAGCGAACCAATGCGCCTACGGCTGCTCAGCCTGTTACGCGATGGTGAAAAGTGCGTTCAAGAATTGGTGGATGCAACTCAGACTAGCCAAGCCAACGTTTCCAAACATTTAAAAATCATGTGGCAGGCAGGCATTCTCAGTCGCCGTAGTGAAGGCACTTCCGCCTACTACCGCGTTGAGGATGACATGATCTTCCAATTATGGAATCTTGTCTGTCATCGACTTGCTACCCGAGTCGAACATCAAGCCCGCCAATTTCGGGTACTCAATGGCAATGGAAAACGTTGAGGGGTTAACTATGCCACAGTTTGCTACCAGCGATCGCACAGATCGAGCGATCGCTGCTAATTTAATAATTCTTATCAAATGTAGCAGGCTAAAGTGTAAAGTTTTCTCCTAAACTTTGGCGCGTCAAAGGTTGCTCTAGCTCTAAGCCTTCGCCGCCCAAAACTTCCAGCGGCTCTCCTTCCACCTCAATCCAGACTTTAGCATTTGGATCGAGACTTGTTGCCGTGTAAATCACCTGTGCTACTCGCCCTGTCATAGCAGTACTACCGCCGCCAGCGGTGAAATCTTCTGATAAATTGACGTGAATTCCATCTTTCTCCACCTTTAGATCCCGCAGTGTTGTTCCTTTGGGAATGGTAGTACTGACAGATCCATCTTTTGGACCAGAGAGTAAGTTATCAAAAGCAGTTTTTAGAGCAGCCGTAGGCTGTTTTTTAATGTCAGCCGTTGTGGTGGCTGTAGTCGCAATCAGCTGCTGTCGTACTCCACTTCCCTTGAGCCAAAAGACTTCTACCTGTTGTTGTGCGACTGGTGGAGTTTGTGGCTTTGGCGCTTCTTGAATCCCACTAATTGGTGGCGCAATTGGTCGAGTTGGTTTTTGGTTCGATTGCCAGTGCCACCAAGCTGCGCCGCCTCCTGCTGTCACTGCTACTGCCGCAATTCCTGCAACTAAGCCGCTAACTGGAATTCGGCGATTTTGTTGTTGTTTAACCATAGGGATAGTTCTCCTTGGGTGGACGCGAGATCGATGAGATGAGGAGGCAAATTAGCAAATTATATATTAGCTGAGTCTATAACTTAGAATTCTGCAATGAAGGATTCTGCAACAAAGAGGAAGACGGATCGACGCGCACAAAAGTCACCAGATCTAATTTTTGGGCTGCTACTTTTAATTGTAAGATTCTCACTTGCAGTCCGTACACTTCCAGGCGACGGAAATCGAGTTCTTGGCTGAGATTCATGGCGATTTCGTCTACGATATTCTGAGCGACTGCTTCCCGATCGACTGCAACTGTTGGTTGAACGAGTTGAATTTGTCGCCCTCCTTTTACTGCCAATCCTGACTCAGCGACAATTGCTAGTGGTTCGTCGTCATTCTCTGCGGCTAGTTGGACTTGAAAGCGCAAGCGATTGTTGGCTAATAGTTCTAGTCGTGGATTGACAAACTTATAGTTAGAGCTAGACTCAGCGCGATCGCCCCCCAACTCTGGAATCACAAATTCCTGGATTTGCGCAATCAAGGTAGGTAAAGCTTGGTTGAGGTCTGATTGCTCTAGCAGCAAATGCACTCCTGCATGGAGCGATCGCCGTAATTTGAGCTTTTGCTTTCCTAGACTGCGCGGATCGACATCAACTGGATCGGTTTCTAGTTCTAAAGCAGCAATACGAATATTCTGCTGCTTTAGTCTTAATCCTCGCCCAGCCAAGCGTACCTTTTCCACCTTTCCTTGTATAAGTTGGTAACTAGGTGCATTGTCTACTCGCACTTCTAGCTGCTCTGCGTGCTGTAATTGAGAGCGAACAGCATTTTCTGCCGTTCGATCTACAACTAACCCTGCTGGAGTCACTAGACCAAGTATGCCAGACAGAAGAATCGTAAAAAATTCCATTATGCGTTCATTTCAAGGCATTTAGGCTATTTTTAGACTTTGATCTTAAGTTTCAGACTCAAACTATACTAGGTTTTTGTATTTATCTAAATTCTTAAGTTTAGCTTAATCAGCGAGCAGTGGCGCACGACTACATGCCCGCATGAGAAGTAGGTGGCAAGGGGCAAAAGGCTTCCTTGCGCTCTTATTTTCGACTTATGTACGGGCGGGTTTAGCAAATCGGTTGAAAGCCAAAGCTCGAAAATTTTGGTCAAAACCCGCCCCTAATAACTTACGACTTCTCCCCATCTCCGCTCTGAAGATGATTAGTACCGTTTGACATCCTCTCCCGCTAAGCTCCTTTCGTCGCTGTAGTGGGAGATTCCAAAGATCGCTCTTTGGGCTTCCTCTTTCCGCGACTCGACTTGCTTGAAGGAGTTTCCTCACCCAAGTATTGGTCGATATCTCCAGAGGCGTTTCCTAGTTCAAGACTAGAGCTTCCGATGTGCCCCACCGTAGCCAATGCCTTCTCTAACACGTTTCTAGCAGCATTCCAATCCCGATCCTGAATATGTCCGCAATTGTTACAAATATGCGTTCTCACACTCAAAGATTTCTTGACAACCTCGCCACAGTTCGAGCAATTTTGAGAAGTGAAATGGGGTGGCACGGCAACCGTTACGACCCCGAACACTTTCCCAAAATACTCAAGCCATGTGCGAAAAGTCGTCCACGCTGCATCATTAATCGATTTGGCGAGATGTCTATTCTTGACCATGTTCCTCACCTTCAAATCCTCGTAGGCTACCAAGTCGTTAGACTGGATTACGCACCTTGCCAACTTCACAGCAAAGTCCTTACGTTGTCTACTTACTTTGAGGTGTTTCCGAGCAAGCTTGTTTCTAAACTTAGCTCTATTTTTCGAGCCTTTCTTAGTTTTGGACATCCGACGCTGCAATCGTTTCAAAGACTTTTCGCCATACCTTAAATGTCTTGGATTTTCAATTGTTTGCCCAAAACTATCTGTATAGAAGTGGGTCAATCCAACATCCAAACCGATGGTTCTAAATGTTGGTTCTCGTTTCTCCAAACGTTCTTGGTCGATACAAAACTGCAAGTAGTATCCGTCTGCGCGACGCACTATCCGCACTCTTTTGTACTGCTTCAACTGATAAAAATGCAAGTCACGGGTTCCCCACATTTTGAAAGTTCCCGCCTTAAAGCCATCAGTAAAAGTGATATATCTTCTGTCATCAGAAAGTTTCCAGCCACTAGTTTTGTATTCAACAGAACCATGAGTTTGTTCTTTCTTAAAACGTAAATATCCTTTTTTACGCGGATTGACAGCAAACTCAATCCCAGTGGAAATAGAAATCGCAGATCGACAGCACCATGTGATGCCTGTGTGACGCGCTGATTTAAATCCACGACAGCATTTGCTATACCCACAGCAGCAATAGATTTATCACCTGTCAAAGTGGTAGTCTCAGCAAAAACGGCAGCGGCGAGTTGCAATATTCGCGCGTTCGAGGTAGCGGGATCTAAGCTTTCGACGCTGGCGATCGTGACTTGTCCTTGCGTCAGGGTTCCAGTCTTGTCGAAGACAACTGTATCAATTTCTGCTAATAATTCTAAAGCGCGTCCGCTACGAATCAGAATGCCTCGTTTCGCCGCATAGGTAAGGGCGGCTAGAACTGTGGTAGGAATAGAAACCCGAATTCCAGTACACAGATCGAGGGTGAGAATACTGGCTACCCTAGCAGGATTGCGAGTTGCAGCGAAGACGATCCCGCTTAAAAGTAATGTCGGTACAACAGCTTGTTCGGCTATTCTAGCGGCGTAATTCTCCATCCTAGTATCGTGGATGGGGGCTTCTTGGATTAATTTGATGCTCTGTCCGGCGCGGGTATCGGAACCAACCCGTTCGGCTCGGATGTAAATCCGTCCTTCTCGTACCAGGGTGGAAGCGTATACGGGTTGTCCTTGATGCTTCAGTAAGGGCATAGATTCACCCGTAAGCTTCTGCTCGTCGAGTAAGGCTTTTCCACGTAAAATCGTGCCATCGACGGGAACTTGTTCGCCGGGATAGACAATGACGGGATCGCCTTTTTGCACGTCTTGGAGAGGAATTTGCTGTTTCTTGCCGTGACGTTCTACCCAGACAAATTGTCCCAGGCAACTGAGTAAGTCGAGCGTTTGGAGTTCGTTAGAACGTGCTGTGCGATCGCGAATTTGTTCGCCAATCTTGATCGGACTTAACATCAACGCTGGAGTGAGAAATTTCCCTTGTAAGCTAGTGATGGCGATCGCCATAAAATCGAGAAAATCGATATTGAGTTTGCGCTCTTGAGTTATTCCGATTAGCGCTCTTTTGGCTACGGGTAAGGTAGCAGCCGCAATACTTCCGGCGACAATTAAAGGCGGGATCGGTAAACCTATCGGTCCCCCCACAACGGCGAATATGGTTGCTAGGGCGGCGAATTGCCAAGTTGAAGCCGAATCGGTTTCCTCTATGCGAACCTGTTCTTGCTTGGGGTGAAGCGCGATGGCGTTGCTAGCAGCTTGAATTAGACTCACCAAGCGCGAATGCATTTTAGCTGTAGCGATCGCACTGGCTTTAAAGGTGACAACTAACGATGCTGCCGAGCGGTTTATCCTACTACTAGTAATTAGAGTATCGGCATCGAGCAAAAACTGAAGCCGACGAGCGTAACCATCGTCATATCGCAATCTTGGCACGCGCAACCGCACTCGTTCGGCTAAAACATGAACCACAGTATAAGAAACCAAGGGAAGGCGATCGCTAGTTAGTTGATGACGATCGGTTAAAGTCAATTTTTTCTGTTTCTCCGGCACAGTTACTAGAGAAACTCGACTGGGAGGAGGTTGAAGTGGTACTGATGTTTGTGTCATTCAATAACTTGAGTCATCTATTCAGTTACTCAATTTCAGTTTGCAGGTTATCGATAGATTAAATTTAGTTTAAGCATTGCGGAAATTTAACAGAAATTCATAATTTTTTTGTCTAATTGTAAGCCTCCTGCGTAAAAATGCTTGCTAGAAAAATTCAGCGATCGCTATATGACAATTGAGTTAGAAATTGTAATTTTTAATACAACTTTTACTGAATAAAATTTCCTACTAATGATAGATTTTCTAAGTTAAATTTCTTTTCAGAAATAGCGAATTACCTAATGCGGAACTTTTTCTTAGCCCCCTTGAAAAGGGGGTTTGGGGGATCGCAGGACTACGTCACGCACCCAAAGATTATGAAAGGGGGAACAATAGAAAGTTGCTCCCTTGTCTCCCTTGTCTCCCTTGTCTCCCTGCTTCCTAATAACTGACATACACAAAGCCAGCTCAAAAGACATTAAATATATTTACAAAAAGTTTTAAGCTCTGTTGCAAATTTGCCCGATCTGCTGCCACCGTCGCTAAAACGGGCAAAAGACCGTGATACGATGCATTTTTAGCGATTTGAAGTTTGGGAGAAAAACTTTGACTCTACGGGTTGCTGTCGTTGGTTCGGGTCCAGCAGGTTCATCCGCCGCAGAAGTCCTAGCCAAAGCTGGCATCGAGACTTACCTAATTGAACGCAAGCTGGATAATGCCAAGCCTTGTGGCGGTGCGATTCCTCTATGCATGGTGAGCGAGTTTGACCTCCCACCAGAAATTATTGACCGTCAGGTACGACGGATGAAGATGATTTCCCCCTCTAACCGCGAGGTGGATATCAATTTGGTTAATGAAGACGAATATATTGGAATGTGTCGCCGCGAAGTGCTGGATGGATTCCTGCGTAATCGGGCGGCGCAGTTGGGCGCAATTTTAATTAATGCCACAGTTCATAAACTTGATTTTCCGACAAATAGTAAAGAACCCTATACCATCCATTATGTAGACCACTCAGAAGGTGGGACGCAAGGTGTTGCCAAAACTCTGAAGGTGGATTTGGTGATTGGCGCTGATGGGGCAAATTCTCGGATTGCTAAAGAAATGGACGCGGGGGACTACAACTTCGCGATCGCATTTCAAGAGCGCATCCGGCTGCCTCAGGATAAAATGGCGTATTACCAAGATATGGCGGAAATGTACGTTGGTAACGACGTTTCTACCGATTTCTACGCTTGGGTATTTCCTAAATACGACCACGTAGCCGTAGGTACGGGGACGATGCAGGTCAACAAAGCCAGCATCAAGCAGCTACAAGCTGGTATTCGCGCTCGTGCGGCGAGAAAGTTGGCTGGGGGTCAAATCATTAAAGTTGAGGCGCACCCCATCCCCGAACATCCCCGTCCCCGTCGCGTCGTGGGCAGAATTGCTCTAATTGGCGATGCTGCTGGTTACGTCACGAAATCATCAGGTGAAGGAATTTACTTTGCGGCTAAGTCTGGGCGGATGTGCGCCGAAACGATTGTGGAGTTTTCCCAAGCTGGTAGCCGCATTCCTACAGAAGATGACCTCAAGGTTTATCTCAAGCGTTGGGATCGGAAGTACGGCATAACGTACAAGGTGTTAGACATTTTGCAAACTGTTTTCTACCGTTCCGATGCAACTCGCGAGGCATTCGTGGAGATGTGCGCCGATTTAGACGTACAAAAGCTAACGTTCGATAGCTATCTCTACAAAACTGTGGTTCCAGCTAATCCCATCACTCAGTTGAAGATTACTGCTAAAACGATTGGTAGTCTAATTCGGGGTAATGCTTTAGCTCCTTAATTGGGGCGATCGGTTTTTGATTTGTAGGGGCGTACAGATGTGCGTCCTTACATTTTTTTTGCTTACGTTAAGCAATGCGTAGCAATTCTAATTGATTTACCAACATTTTTCTGTAGAGACGTTACATGTAACGTCTCTACATATGATGGGGCGATAAATATTTTGAGAATGCTTTGAGCAGGATTGCTTATTTTTATTTCTTAAGTTATTATTTTTTTAATTTAGGATTACAAATAGTTTCAGTTTTAAAAAATCAGACTATATTTCTAGTATAAAAAATATAATATCAGAAAAGTAAACAAATGCAGATGAAAACAACTGCATTTTCTCCTGAAAACTAGAGCAAACAATCAAAGTTAACTCTAGCTATTTTTGTAAAAATATGGACTTATTCGTGACTGCTCCCGTGAGCTACAGCCACTTCCTCTAGTTGCTCTACGCTAGGTAGTTCCAAGCAGTAGCCCGCACCATAAACAGTTTTGATATAGCGAGGGTGGCGTGGATCTGGTTCTAGCTTGGTTCGGAGGTGGCGAATGTGGACGCGAATAGTTTCAATGTCATCGTCAGGATCGTATCCCCAGACTTCCTTGAGAATGTCGCTAGGCGAAACAGTCTGTCCGTGACGCTGAAGCAAGCAGTGGAGTAACTCAAATTCTAGGTGAGTCAATTTGACAGTTTCAGTAAACCAGATAGCTTCAAAACGCTCTGGAACCAGAGTTAGAGGACCGTAGTTGAGGATCTCGCTATGCTTGGCTGCTTGAGGAATGCGATCGGTACGCCGAAGTAAGGCACGGACGCGAGCCAGCATTTCTTCAACTTCAAACGGTTTCGTCAAATAGTCGTCTGCACCTGCATTGAAGCCTTCAACCTTATCTTGGGTTTGGCTTAGGGCTGTGAGCATGAGTACGGGAATTTCAGCCGTCCGTTCGTCGCGCCGCAAACGCTGGCAAACTGTAAAGCCGTCTACTCTAGGTAGCATCAGATCGAGCATAATTAAGTCTGGCTGCAACTGGAGTGCGAGAGCCTGTCCCTTAATTCCGTCTTCTGCTTGACTGACATCATAGCCAGCCATTTCTAAGTTCACGGCAACCAATTCGGAGATTGCTGGATCGTCATCAATTACAAGTATTCGTGCCATTATTATTAAATCAGATTAACAAATGTTAATGAACAATAAGAACCTTGGGCAGATACAAAGATTGCTGTACTGATTATACGGATGATTCTAAAGATTAGCTATCGCTCATGTGGTGAATGTTGTAACAAAGTGATGAAAATTGAATGCGATCGCCGAGTTTGAGAGACAAGAGGCGATAGACAAGAGGGAAGAATTCGCTGACAACTGACAACTGATAACTGATAACTGAAATGCATCGAGGAAAATTGAATTCTGACTTTACGCCGCCTTGGTGGTTGCGCAACGGCTTAGCCATGACGGTTTACACTGCGCTTTGGGCAAGCAAAGACTGGGAAAAAACGACTAGCCACCCAGAGCCGAATTATGAAGCAGTTATATTTCACGGTGCTGGGGAAGTACCAATCTTTGGTTGGGTAGCAATTCCTGAAAATCCCAAAGCCACGATCGTTGGGACTTATGGTATTACAGGTACTTTGGAAAATCAGTGGTTTTTAAGACTTTTAGGACGCAAAGCTTTTGCTCAAGGCTATGCTGTAGTGCTATTTGACTGGCGGGCGCACGGTAAAACAGCTCAGTTATCGCCAACTTTAACTTCTGATGGGTTATACGAAGGAGAAGATTTTGTTTGCATCGCCGCTCAAGCAAAAGCAATGGGTTGTCCCGCACCATTTTGGTTTACAGGCTTTTCCCTCGGCGGGCAATTGGCTTTGTGGGGAGTGAAAGCAGCGCAGACGTGGGGAATCAGTGACCAGTTACCAGTGACCAGTGACCAG from Chroococcidiopsis sp. SAG 2025 harbors:
- a CDS encoding HhoA/HhoB/HtrA family serine endopeptidase translates to MGLSLKTLAFSSTLLVLGGGAGFWGSRYVDFHFSPQPKTISVAVPPTASGGQTPSVGGLAVAGDRNFIATAVQQVGPAVVRINATRKVANQLPEAFNNPLFRRFFGGQQPIPDERIERGTGSGFILSPDGRLLTNAHVVSEARTVQVTLKDGRTFEGKVVGVDPVTDVAVVKINARNLPRVKLGNSKNLIPGQWAIAIGNPLGLDNTVTIGIISATDRTSAQVGVPDKRVTFIQTDAAINPGNSGGPLLNTEGEIVGVNTAIRTDAQGLGFAIPIETAARVANQLFSKGRISHPFLGIQMIDLTPASKTEIAQETDLKVEIDSGVLIVRAIAKSPAAQAGLRAGDVIQKINGKTVAKSLQVQEQVESTTLGATLTLEVNRQGVIQTFHVKPGAYPANELS
- a CDS encoding ArsR/SmtB family transcription factor; translated protein: MKLTKPVPPEVMQQVAEYFSLLSEPMRLRLLSLLRDGEKCVQELVDATQTSQANVSKHLKIMWQAGILSRRSEGTSAYYRVEDDMIFQLWNLVCHRLATRVEHQARQFRVLNGNGKR
- a CDS encoding peptidylprolyl isomerase gives rise to the protein MTKFCQRWLKNISIAIMPIAFCWSLSIAVWTPTSYAALPAGNAITDGRALLRYALPIDNQPVRQLQASLEDIANQLRANRRWGAIANDLKGASRAISNPEKILSSVPAERQPQAEKIIAQIKDGIPKLQEATDKKDKENIWVERANILNLVSELEELMVKEFPYEVPAQYSNLPQLKGRATIAFKTNKGDITVVVDGYSAPVTAGNFVDLVQRGFYNGLEFIRAEDSYVLQTGDPPGKDQGFIDPNTGKYRAVPLEILVKGDSEPTYGVTLEQAGRYTDEPVLPFSAYGAVAMARPEFEPDGGSSQFFFFLFEPELTPAGRNLLDGRYSVFGYVTEGKEVLEKLKAGDKIESAKVIQGADKLVQPQVA
- the accB gene encoding acetyl-CoA carboxylase biotin carboxyl carrier protein, whose product is MTNDIEEGFAVSLDLNEIRQLLLALDRTEIEELTLKTQEFELTVRKGTGIQSTAPASAVAGESSNLTATELHFDSAKMPAGMDSVSRRVDSTAVNSTTVSMAASAPIEQKFAEIPSPMVGTFYRAPAPGEAPFVEVGDRIRSGQTVCIIEAMKLMNEIEAEVSGQVMEILVQNGEPVEYGQPLMRINPD
- the scpB gene encoding SMC-Scp complex subunit ScpB; protein product: MEAILYLKGKPLSVAEIAEYAQCDRPTVEEGLIELIEDYARRDSALEVVETPTGYSLQLRSGFQDLVHRLIPLELGVGALRTLAAIALHSPIAQNQLVELRGSSAYQHVQELVEQGFVRKRRQSDSRSSLLQLTEKFHQYFQIEQLPQLLGQGHPVKERQSKYQQLELGDDLEDS
- a CDS encoding DUF760 domain-containing protein, which produces MTFNPDFLSDREETQANSLLKYLQQQSPEILARVAKSVSPDIQQIISQNVQGLVGMLPSEQFNVKIVTDRENLAGILASAMMTGYFLRQMEQRMQLENLADAATSPQEPNGGD
- the efp gene encoding elongation factor P, with protein sequence MISSNDFRPGVSIVLDGSVWRVVEFLHVKPGKGSAFVRTKLKNVQSGSVVERTFRAGETVPQANLEKSTMQHTYKDGDDFVFMEMETYEEARLTAAQIGDRVKYLKDGMEVNVVRWDEQVLEVELPNSVVLEIVQTDPGVRGDTATGGTKPAVVETGATIMVPLFITQGERIRIDTRNDTYLGRGE